DNA sequence from the Myxococcus guangdongensis genome:
GCCGGAGTGTCAGGGGTTGGACATCCTCCAGGCTGACGCCAGCCCGCACGGGGAGTCCCAGCGAGACTCGAGGCCATGACCTCTCTCAATCCCTTGCATCGTGTCGTGGTGGCGGTGGTCCTGGCGGTGGCGGCGCTCTGGGCCTGTGGTGACGAGCCCCGGGCGACGTCGCGAATAGAGTCCGCCGTGGCCACGGACTCCTCGACGTGCGCCTTCGTCGACAACACGCCTCCCGACGTCGCCCGGCGGCTGGAGGGCACGGTGATGACGGCGCTCGGTCCGGAGAAGAGCCACGAGGAGGAGGGGAAGAGAGTCTCCACCCTCTCCGTCCGCGTGGAGTCTCCCGGCTCTCACACGGCCTCGAGCGCGACGGCCCTCGGAGAGGGAATCATCATCTGCACCGGCACCTGCTCGGGGCAGGCCTGCCCGGCGCCCAGGGGCTGCAAGGCGGACCTGGGTGGCTGCACGCCCCTGTCCTGCGGCCACTGCGACGGGGGCTGCTCCCAGACGACGATCTTCATCCCGTTCGATGGCGGCACGGCGGACGCCGGCACGCCGGATTCGGGGACGCCGAACCTCCAGTAGCCGCGCGCTCGCGCCGCGCGTCGGAAGGGACGGCGCGGCGCGGGTGGCCTCCTCCGCTCAGGCGCCTTCCGCCCGAGCGATGAGCTCCTGGACCATGGGCTCCAGCCAGGCACCGCGCTCGATGATGTTCATGTGCGTGGTGTTCGGCAGCACGGCCAGCTTCGAGCCGGGGATGAGGCGGTACATCTCCGCCGCGTGCTCCAGGCGGGTGAAGTCATTGTCCCCGAGCGCGAGCAGCACGGGGGCGCGGATGCCGTTGAGCTGCGCCGGGCTCCACCCCTTCCACTCCGTCAACAGGGTGTTCAGTCGCGCCAGCACGGACTCGAAGTTGGACGGGTCCGGGTTGTACTTGTCGAAGTTCGCCTTCCACGACAGGAAGTCCGCCTCCGTGGGCAGGAGCGGAATCAGCTCGGGCGAGGGCACGTGCGTCGGATCCCTCTGCATCTTCACCAGCTCGGGCTGCATGCCCTCGAGCGTGTAGGTGACGCTCAGGAGCGTGGCGCTGGCGACGACCTCGGGGTGGTGGACGCACACGCCCGTGGCAATCATCCCGCCCAGGCTGTGGCCCAGCAGGTGGGCCCGCTTCACGCCGAGGTGCGCGAGCACGCCCGCGACGTCCTTCACCATGCGCTCCAGCTGGATGGGCCCCGGCCTGTCTCCCGTGTGGCCATGTCCCTGCATCTCCATGGCGATGACGGGGCGGCTCTTGGCGAAGCGCGGGAGCAGGTCCTTCGTGAAGGCCGTCTCGATGGCCAGCATGCCCCCGGGCAGCAGGACGAGCGGCGCCTTGCCTCCCTCGAGCGGACCTCCGTGGACCTCGAAATAGACCTTCAGGTCGTCGACGGTGGCGTAGCCACCCTGCTGCGGCTTCGTGTTCATGGTGTGTCCCCGGCAAGAGAGTCCAAGACTCGCGACACACGCGGCCCCGGCCCCCAGGATGAAACGGCGGCTGAGCCCCTGCTGTCCCTGGTCCTTCATCGCGAATCCTCCGACGCATTCGACTTCGGGGAGGCGAACGAACGGGCCCTTCGCATTTCGACAGAGCGGTTGTTTTTTCCCGGCTACGCCGCCACCCGCTCCACGCAGGCCGGCACGTCGTTCGTGGGAGAATTGACCACGCGCGCCACCTCGTAGGCATCCAGGCCGTCATCCGCCACCGGCACCAGCAGGGGCAGCAGGACGGAGGACTCCTGGGGCTCTGGGCGCAGCCACACCTCCTGGGCCGGGGGCGGCAGGATGACGGGCATCCGGTCATGGATGGGCGCCATCAACGCGTTGGGGCTGGTGGTGATGATGGTGCAGGTGCGCAGCACCTCGCCGGTGTCCTGCGCCGTCCACTCCTCCCACAGCCCCGCGAGCGCCAGGGGCTTGCCGTCCGCGCGGTGGAAGTAGAAGGGCGTCTTCGGCTTCGTGGACTGCTTCCACTCGAACCAGCCGTCCACCAGCACCAGGCACCGGCGACGCTTGAGCGCGCTGCGGAAGCTGGGCTTCTCCGCCACCGTCTCCCCGCGCGCGTTGATGAGCTTGTTGCCGATGCTCGCGTCCTTCGCCCACGAAGGGATGAGCCCCCAGCGGAAGGCGTCCAGCATCCGCGCTCCGTCATTGGGCACCACGGGCATCAGCTGCGTGGGCGCCAGGTTGAAGCGGGGGCGGTCCACCGCCATGCGAATGCCGGCGAGGCCCAGCTCCACCACGAGCTGATCAGGAGAGGTCCGAACGGTGACACGGCCGCACATGGGTGGGGAGTATCACCTCGTCCGGAGGCGGACCCAAGCGACTCGTGCGTGGCGTCCGCGCCCGGTCGCCGTCCGGCGGTGCGCGCGGGGCTGGGGAATGAACGTTCGTCCTCGAGTCACCAGAAGGGGCGCGTGAGAAGACACGGGCCCGGGGGCTTGAACTACATACGGGTGCCATGAATCGCCTGACCCGCCTGTCCATCTGCGTCGCCGCCTCACTCGTCGCCTGCACCGAGCGCACCGCCACTCCCGCCAGCGGTCCGGCGGACGCGGGGGCCCCTGCCGCCGCCGTGGCGCCCACCCAGCCCGTCGTCCCCGACTCCCCTCCCGTCGCTCCCGGCACGACGGGGAGCGCGGTGGACCTGACCGACGCGGGAACGGGTGACGCCGGGGCCGTCGCGCAGGCCGCGGGCAGCACGGACTGCTCGGCGGCGAAGCTGAAGGCCTCCACGAAGGCCGCGCCGAAGCCGCCCCTGCCTCCGGCGGTGGAGAGCATGCGCACCCGCATCATCGCCGCCGCGCGCGCCTGCGACTACACGGAGCTGGGCAGGCTGGTGGACGAGAAGGGCAAGAGCGTGCGCTTCAGCTTCGGCCCCGACGAGGACGCGGTGACGTTCTGGAAGCAGCAGGAGGCGAAGGGCGAGCCCACCCTCGCGCGCATCGTCCAGGTGCTGGAGCTGCCCTACGCCCAGGAGGGAGACCTCTACTACTGGCCCTCCGTGCACATCACCGGCCTCAAGACGGAGAAGGACGTGAAGATGCTCGCCGGTGTCTACCCGAAGGCCACCCTCGAGAGCATGCGCAAGGAGATGGGCAGCTACCTGGGCCTCCGCGTCGGCATCGACAAGGACGGTGACTGGCAGCTCGCAGTCGCGGGCGACTGAGCACGACGGTCCACCATTCGCCGCCCCGGGCGCGCACTTCGCCGCGCCCCTCTCGCCATTGGCTGCAAAGGCGCCGGAAGCACTCGGGCGCCTCGACATCCTGGGGGCATGAGACGAACCGCTCCGTTACTCGTGCTCCTCGGTCTGGTCCTCGCGTCCTCCGCCCTCGCGGCCGAGGACGCCTCCCGTGCCCACCTGCGGGCCTCGCTAGAGGCCATGGGGGGTGAAGCGAAGCTCCAGGCCCTCTCCGCGCTGCGCATCCAGGGCATCGGCCACTGGAACCTGATGGAGCAGTCCGAGCGCCCTGCCCCGCCGTGGCTCGTCAGCTACGAGCAGGTCGACGAGGTGCGCGACCCGCGACAGCGCCGGCTGCGCATGAAGACCGAGGGCCGTGGCTCCGGAGGGCTCGAGGACTGGCAGGGCGCGACGATGGTGCTGTCCGACGGCGTGGTGATGCTGGAGCGCGGCGGCCAGCGACGCCCCGCGGGAGGCGCACAGCTCCAGGACATGAACGAGCGGCTCGACTTCGCGCCCGAGCGCATCCTCTTCACCGCGCTGGCCGCTCCGGAGCTGCGCGCGCTGGCGGACACCCGCCTGCAGGACGTGCCGCACCACGTGGTGGCGTTCCGCCATGGCCACGCTCGGGTAAAGCTGTACCTCAACGCGAGGACGCGGCTGCCGACGATGGTGGAGACGCAGGACGCGCACCCGTCGGACTTCTTCTGGAGTGTCTGGGGTGACGTGACGACGCGGCTGTTCTTCCAGGCGTGGTCCCTGGAGCCGGGCGGGCTGCGCTATCCGCGCCACTGGGAGTGGGAGCGCAAGGGACAGGCGTACCACAGCTTCACGGTGACGCGGCTGGAGCTGGCGCCGAAGGTCTCCGAGGAGGACTTCGCCATCCCCGAGGACGTGAAGAAGGGCTTCGGCGCGCGCGGCAAGATGACGGTGGAGGACCTGCCGCTGGGCCACCCCGACCGCCCGGCCGTCGAGCTGGCGCCGGGCGTCGTGCACCTGCCTGGTGCGTGGGATGTCACGCTGGTGAAGCAGGACGACGGCCTGGTCATCGTCGAGGCGCCCATCTCCTCGGGCTACTCGGCGCGAATCCTGGAGGAGGCCCAGCGCCGCTTCCCCGGCGTGAAGGTGAAGGCCGTGGTCTCCACGAGCGATGCCTGGCCTCACGTGGGCGGTGTCCGCGAGTACGCCGCGCGCGGCGTCCCGCTCCACGTGCTGGACCTCAACCGGCCGCTCCTGCAGGGCGTGCTCACGGCGCCTCGGACCCTCGCGCCGGACGCGCTCGCCCGCGCGCCTCGGGCCGCCTTGCTCGTCAACGTGGGGCAACGCGTGAAGCTCGGCAGCGGGAAGAACCGGTTGGAGCTGGTCCCCGTGCGCACGGAGACCGGGGAGCGGATGCTCTTCGTCGCGCTACCCGAGCACCGGCTGCTCTACACCAGCGACCTGGTCCAGCCTCGCCCGGATGGGACGTTCTTCAACGTGCAGCAGGTCTCCGAGACGATGGAGGTCATCGCGCGTGAGCGACTGGACGTGGACCGCGTCTTCGGCATGCACCTGAGCGCCACGGAGGTGGCCTCGCTCACGGCGGCGGTGGAGAAGCAGCAGGCCCCGCCGCTCTCCGAGGTGAAGCCCTGAAGTGAGGCACGTGTGAGAGGATGCGGGAGTACGAACGGGGTCGCATCCGCATGAACGACGAGACGCTGTTCACTCATCCCTGGATGGGAGTGCTCGAGCCCAAGGTCCGGGACTTCCTCCGGCAGCGCGGCGTCCTCCAACCGCGCACGGTGCCCATCGACACCGTGCGCGCGGAGCTCGAGGGCCTCGGCTATCACGTCCATGACTCCGTCCGGGCGGTGATGGCGTCCATGGAGGGGCTGCACCTGCGCGGGCTCGACCATCGCCACCTGAAGTTCGACGCGAGCGCCGCGGCGGATGGAATCGACGGTTTCTGCATCCCCGACGTCAAACGGACCCTCTCGGACACCGCGTGTCCCGTGGCCACGAGCGACTTCGCCACCTTCTTCGTGACGGCGGACGGCGGCTGGTGGCTCCTGGATGAGGCGTGGATCCTCTACATCCGGTTGAAGGACTTCAACGACGTCATCCGGCTCGTCTGCTTCGGCGAGCAGACGGTCGGGACACGAGTCCAGTTGGAGGGGGAGCAGATTCCTCCCGCCTATCGACGGGATACCTAGCGCGCCCGTCCGAGCCTGCGCTCCAG
Encoded proteins:
- a CDS encoding alpha/beta fold hydrolase — its product is MNTKPQQGGYATVDDLKVYFEVHGGPLEGGKAPLVLLPGGMLAIETAFTKDLLPRFAKSRPVIAMEMQGHGHTGDRPGPIQLERMVKDVAGVLAHLGVKRAHLLGHSLGGMIATGVCVHHPEVVASATLLSVTYTLEGMQPELVKMQRDPTHVPSPELIPLLPTEADFLSWKANFDKYNPDPSNFESVLARLNTLLTEWKGWSPAQLNGIRAPVLLALGDNDFTRLEHAAEMYRLIPGSKLAVLPNTTHMNIIERGAWLEPMVQELIARAEGA
- a CDS encoding SOS response-associated peptidase, whose amino-acid sequence is MCGRVTVRTSPDQLVVELGLAGIRMAVDRPRFNLAPTQLMPVVPNDGARMLDAFRWGLIPSWAKDASIGNKLINARGETVAEKPSFRSALKRRRCLVLVDGWFEWKQSTKPKTPFYFHRADGKPLALAGLWEEWTAQDTGEVLRTCTIITTSPNALMAPIHDRMPVILPPPAQEVWLRPEPQESSVLLPLLVPVADDGLDAYEVARVVNSPTNDVPACVERVAA
- a CDS encoding MBL fold metallo-hydrolase — encoded protein: MGGEAKLQALSALRIQGIGHWNLMEQSERPAPPWLVSYEQVDEVRDPRQRRLRMKTEGRGSGGLEDWQGATMVLSDGVVMLERGGQRRPAGGAQLQDMNERLDFAPERILFTALAAPELRALADTRLQDVPHHVVAFRHGHARVKLYLNARTRLPTMVETQDAHPSDFFWSVWGDVTTRLFFQAWSLEPGGLRYPRHWEWERKGQAYHSFTVTRLELAPKVSEEDFAIPEDVKKGFGARGKMTVEDLPLGHPDRPAVELAPGVVHLPGAWDVTLVKQDDGLVIVEAPISSGYSARILEEAQRRFPGVKVKAVVSTSDAWPHVGGVREYAARGVPLHVLDLNRPLLQGVLTAPRTLAPDALARAPRAALLVNVGQRVKLGSGKNRLELVPVRTETGERMLFVALPEHRLLYTSDLVQPRPDGTFFNVQQVSETMEVIARERLDVDRVFGMHLSATEVASLTAAVEKQQAPPLSEVKP